One stretch of Clavibacter michiganensis DNA includes these proteins:
- the treY gene encoding malto-oligosyltrehalose synthase, giving the protein MRTPISTYRFQVRESFDLAAVAEQLPYVKDLGADWVYLSPILAAEPGSDHGYDVVDHSQVDPARGGASGLKQVADRAHELGLGVLVDIVPNHVGVATPVESLWWWDLLTHGTASRYADAFDVDWDFGQGKVRIPVLGDGESELEELKLVRGDDGTVELRYYDQRFPVAPGTAEDDADARTVHERQSYELINWRRADAELNYRRFFAVNTLAGIRVELPRVFEESHAEISRWFREGLADGLRVDHPDGLLDPKGYLDDLARITGGAYVLVEKILEPGETLPTDWATAGTTGYDALAEIDRVLVDPDGQVELDHLEASLRGLPQGELTSWADMIRGTKRGIADGILRSEVLRLERLVDDAPADAADALAELLATFPVYRSYLPGGLHHLEEAAEAARASRPDLVATIDALLPQLSDPSTAVAQRFQQTSGMVMAKGVEDTAFYRYSRLVSLNEVGADPSIFAIDVDDFHARQRERHRVAPHAMTTLSTHDTKRGEDVRARIDVLSETPEAWRDALGQLREVAPTGDGPFENLLWQTLVGTWPASRERLHAYAEKASREAGDSTTWTAPDEAFEERMHALVDAAFDDPRARTIVAGLYDRLSGPGWSNSLAAKAIQLTAPGMPDVYQGSELWETSLVDPDNRREVDFGMRRAALDAVLKGAEPAIDETGAAKLLVTARALRLRREHPELFTGYEPVRATGDAAAHVIAFDRGGAITVATRLPVGLESGGGWGSTSITLPEGELVDHISGRRLDGGRVSVAALLADYPVAILAPASTAADLTPGSRA; this is encoded by the coding sequence TTGAGAACCCCCATCTCCACCTACCGGTTCCAGGTGCGGGAGTCGTTCGACCTCGCCGCCGTGGCCGAGCAGCTGCCGTACGTGAAGGACCTCGGCGCGGACTGGGTGTACCTCAGCCCGATCCTCGCGGCCGAGCCCGGATCCGACCACGGCTACGACGTCGTCGACCACTCGCAGGTCGACCCGGCGCGCGGCGGCGCCTCGGGCCTGAAGCAGGTCGCGGACCGCGCGCACGAGCTGGGCCTCGGCGTGCTGGTGGACATCGTCCCGAACCACGTCGGCGTCGCGACGCCCGTGGAGAGCCTCTGGTGGTGGGACCTCCTCACGCACGGCACCGCGAGCCGCTACGCCGACGCGTTCGACGTCGACTGGGACTTCGGGCAGGGCAAGGTGCGGATCCCCGTGCTCGGCGACGGCGAATCCGAGCTCGAGGAGCTGAAGCTGGTGCGCGGCGACGACGGCACCGTCGAGCTCCGCTACTACGACCAGCGGTTCCCCGTGGCGCCGGGCACGGCCGAGGACGACGCGGACGCCCGCACCGTGCACGAGCGCCAGTCCTACGAGCTGATCAACTGGCGACGAGCCGACGCCGAGCTCAACTACCGCCGCTTCTTCGCGGTCAACACGCTCGCGGGCATCCGCGTCGAGCTGCCGCGGGTCTTCGAGGAGTCGCACGCGGAGATCTCGCGCTGGTTCCGCGAGGGCCTCGCCGACGGGCTCCGGGTCGACCACCCGGACGGCCTGCTCGACCCGAAGGGCTACCTCGACGACCTCGCGCGGATCACGGGCGGCGCGTACGTGCTGGTGGAGAAGATCCTCGAGCCCGGCGAGACGCTCCCCACCGACTGGGCGACGGCCGGCACCACCGGGTACGACGCGCTCGCCGAGATCGACCGCGTGCTCGTCGACCCCGACGGCCAGGTCGAGCTCGACCATCTCGAGGCGTCGCTCCGCGGCCTGCCGCAGGGCGAGCTCACCAGCTGGGCCGACATGATCCGCGGCACGAAGCGCGGCATCGCCGACGGGATCCTCCGCAGCGAGGTCCTGCGCCTCGAGCGCCTGGTGGACGACGCGCCGGCCGACGCCGCGGACGCGCTCGCGGAGCTCCTCGCGACCTTCCCCGTCTACCGCAGCTACCTGCCCGGCGGGCTCCACCACCTCGAGGAGGCCGCCGAGGCCGCGCGCGCGAGCCGCCCCGACCTCGTCGCCACGATCGACGCGCTCCTGCCGCAGCTGTCCGACCCGTCCACCGCGGTCGCGCAGCGCTTCCAGCAGACGAGCGGCATGGTCATGGCCAAGGGCGTCGAGGACACCGCGTTCTACCGCTACTCGCGCCTCGTCTCCCTCAACGAGGTCGGCGCCGACCCGTCGATCTTCGCGATCGACGTCGACGACTTCCACGCGCGCCAGCGGGAGCGGCACCGCGTCGCGCCGCACGCGATGACGACGCTCTCCACGCACGACACGAAGCGCGGCGAGGACGTGCGCGCCCGCATCGACGTGCTGTCCGAGACGCCCGAGGCCTGGCGCGACGCGCTCGGCCAGCTCCGCGAGGTCGCCCCGACCGGCGACGGGCCGTTCGAGAACCTGCTCTGGCAGACGCTCGTCGGCACCTGGCCCGCCTCGCGCGAGCGCCTGCACGCCTACGCCGAGAAGGCGTCGCGCGAGGCCGGCGACTCGACCACGTGGACCGCGCCCGACGAGGCCTTCGAGGAGCGCATGCACGCGCTCGTCGACGCGGCCTTCGACGACCCGCGCGCCCGCACGATCGTCGCCGGGCTCTACGACCGGCTCTCCGGCCCCGGGTGGTCGAACTCCCTGGCGGCCAAGGCCATCCAGCTCACGGCCCCCGGCATGCCCGACGTCTACCAGGGCAGCGAGCTGTGGGAGACGAGCCTCGTGGATCCCGACAACCGCCGCGAGGTCGACTTCGGCATGCGCCGCGCCGCCCTCGACGCCGTGCTCAAGGGCGCCGAGCCCGCCATCGACGAGACGGGGGCCGCCAAGCTCCTCGTCACGGCGCGCGCGCTCCGCCTCCGTCGCGAGCACCCGGAGCTCTTCACGGGCTACGAGCCCGTGCGCGCCACCGGCGACGCCGCGGCCCACGTGATCGCGTTCGACCGCGGCGGGGCGATCACGGTCGCCACCCGCCTGCCGGTCGGGCTCGAGTCCGGCGGCGGATGGGGATCCACCTCGATCACGCTGCCCGAGGGCGAGCTCGTCGACCACATCAGCGGCCGCCGCCTCGACGGCGGACGCGTGTCCGTCGCCGCGCTCCTCGCCGACTACCCGGTCGCGATCCTCGCGCCCGCATCCACCGCCGCCGACCTCACCCCCGGGAGCCGAGCATGA
- the glgX gene encoding glycogen debranching protein GlgX: protein MKTWPGNPYPLGATFDGSGTNFALFSEVAESVQLCLFEEDGTETRVDVTEVDAHVWHCYLPHVQPGQRYGYRVTGPYEPEDGHRSNPAKLLLDPYAKATCGEFDWHPSLFAYEFGDPASRNDEDSGPHMMLGVVVNPFFDWDGDRLPRTPYSETVVYEAHVKGLTQLNPRVPEELRGTYAGIAHPAVIDHLQKLGVTAIELMPVHQFVQDNTLLEKGLRNYWGYNTIGFFAPHNAYSSTGELGQQVQEFKSMVRALHAAGIEVILDVVYNHTAEGNHLGPTLSFKGIDNQAYYRLMEDDPTYYMDYTGTGNSLNVRHPHALQLIMDSLRYWVTEMHVDGFRFDLASALAREFYDVDKLATFFELVQQDPVVSQVKLIAEPWDVGPGGYQVGNFPPQWTEWNGKYRDTVRDFWRGEASSLGEFAARITGSADLYEHSGRRPVASINFITAHDGFTIADLVSYNEKHNEANGEDNNDGESHNRSWNMGVEGPTDDPAILTLRGRQQRNMLATMILSQGVPMILHGDELGRTQHGNNNTYAQDNEISWVHWDQADQPLVEFTASVVRLRKEHPTFRRGRFFDGRPVRRGEGEPLPDIVWLDADATPMVDDDWESGLRAIGMFLNGNGIRGRDRRGEDIYDTHFLLYFNAHDEPVSFTLPSDEYADAWETVIDTAGVGADSTALRASSVVDVAAKALVVLRAYTEPEVEPDHSVAASLAVLTHAQADRPAADPRSDIS, encoded by the coding sequence TTGAAGACCTGGCCCGGAAACCCCTACCCGCTCGGCGCGACCTTCGACGGGAGCGGCACGAACTTCGCGCTCTTCAGCGAGGTCGCGGAGTCGGTGCAGCTGTGCCTCTTCGAGGAGGACGGCACCGAGACCCGCGTGGACGTGACCGAGGTCGACGCGCACGTCTGGCACTGCTACCTCCCGCACGTGCAGCCGGGCCAGCGCTACGGCTACCGCGTCACCGGGCCGTACGAGCCCGAGGACGGGCACCGGTCCAACCCCGCGAAGCTGCTGCTGGATCCGTACGCCAAGGCCACCTGCGGCGAGTTCGACTGGCACCCGTCGCTGTTCGCCTACGAGTTCGGCGACCCGGCGAGCCGCAACGACGAGGACTCGGGCCCGCACATGATGCTGGGCGTGGTGGTCAACCCGTTCTTCGACTGGGACGGCGACCGCCTCCCCCGCACGCCCTACAGCGAGACCGTCGTCTACGAGGCGCACGTGAAGGGGCTCACGCAGCTGAACCCCCGGGTCCCGGAGGAGCTGCGCGGCACCTACGCCGGCATCGCACACCCCGCCGTCATCGACCACCTGCAGAAGCTCGGCGTCACCGCCATCGAGCTCATGCCCGTGCACCAGTTCGTGCAGGACAACACGCTGCTCGAGAAGGGCCTCCGCAACTACTGGGGCTACAACACCATCGGGTTCTTCGCGCCGCACAACGCCTACTCGTCCACGGGCGAGCTCGGGCAGCAGGTGCAGGAGTTCAAGTCCATGGTGCGCGCGCTGCACGCCGCCGGCATCGAGGTCATCCTCGACGTGGTCTACAACCACACGGCCGAGGGCAACCACCTCGGGCCGACGCTCTCGTTCAAGGGCATCGACAACCAGGCCTACTACCGGCTCATGGAGGACGACCCCACCTACTACATGGACTACACGGGCACCGGGAACTCGCTCAACGTGCGCCACCCGCACGCGCTGCAGCTGATCATGGACTCGCTGCGCTACTGGGTCACCGAGATGCACGTGGACGGGTTCCGCTTCGACCTGGCTTCCGCGCTCGCGCGCGAGTTCTACGACGTCGACAAGCTCGCGACCTTCTTCGAGCTCGTGCAGCAGGATCCCGTGGTGTCGCAGGTCAAGCTCATCGCCGAGCCCTGGGACGTGGGCCCCGGCGGCTACCAGGTGGGCAACTTCCCGCCGCAGTGGACCGAGTGGAACGGCAAGTACCGCGACACCGTGCGCGACTTCTGGCGCGGCGAGGCCTCCTCGCTCGGCGAGTTCGCGGCGCGCATCACGGGATCGGCCGACCTCTACGAGCACTCGGGGCGCCGACCGGTGGCGTCGATCAACTTCATCACCGCGCACGACGGCTTCACCATCGCCGACCTCGTCTCGTACAACGAGAAGCACAACGAGGCGAACGGCGAGGACAACAACGACGGCGAGAGCCACAACCGCTCCTGGAACATGGGCGTGGAGGGGCCGACGGACGATCCGGCGATCCTCACGCTCCGCGGCCGCCAGCAGCGCAACATGCTCGCGACCATGATCCTGTCGCAGGGCGTGCCGATGATCCTGCACGGCGACGAGCTCGGCCGTACGCAGCACGGCAACAACAACACGTACGCGCAGGACAACGAGATCAGCTGGGTGCACTGGGACCAGGCCGACCAGCCGCTCGTGGAGTTCACGGCGTCCGTCGTGCGGCTCCGCAAGGAGCACCCGACCTTCCGCCGCGGGCGCTTCTTCGACGGGCGACCCGTGCGCCGCGGCGAGGGCGAGCCGCTGCCCGACATCGTGTGGCTCGACGCCGACGCGACCCCGATGGTCGACGACGACTGGGAGTCGGGCCTCCGCGCCATCGGGATGTTCCTCAACGGCAACGGGATCCGCGGGCGCGACCGCCGCGGCGAGGACATCTACGACACCCACTTCCTCCTCTACTTCAACGCGCACGACGAGCCGGTGTCCTTCACGCTCCCGTCGGACGAGTACGCGGACGCGTGGGAGACCGTGATCGACACCGCGGGCGTCGGAGCCGACTCGACGGCCCTCCGCGCGAGTAGCGTCGTGGACGTGGCGGCCAAGGCGCTCGTGGTGCTGCGCGCCTACACCGAGCCCGAGGTGGAGCCCGACCACTCGGTCGCGGCGAGCCTCGCCGTCCTCACCCACGCGCAGGCCGACCGGCCAGCCGCAGACCCAAGGAGCGACATCAGTTGA